Sequence from the Cuniculiplasma divulgatum genome:
CAAGATTCACAAGCCTTGCGATTTCAAACCGTATCCTTCCAAGCTTTTCCTTCCTGGAAATAATCTCAAGCAGGTCTATACGGTTGGCCGAACTCACTGCAAGAGTGGCGAACGCCGTCATGAAGTACGGTATGTTTGAATTTATATCTGCCTTGGCGGAATCCCTTTGAATTATTGGGCGCAGTATGGTGAAGAACATAAGGCTGGCTCCAACAGCTGCAAATATCATGAAGTATATGCTGACAAATATGTTGTAAAGCATGAATCCTGCAGCAGTAACCAGCGTTCCAGCAACGATAACTGCAGTATCGCTCTTCTTGAACTCGATCCCTGCAAGAAGCTTAGAATTTTTAAACGTAACCATTTCCATCACCCGTACATTGGAATCGCATTGGGTCCCTTGAGGTAGAATGTCTTGATGAGATCAAACACCTTGTAGTACGATGTTATGTTGTTCCTAAGCATGTATTCTATAATTTTTGCCCTTTTGAAAAGCTCGTCATAGATCACTTTGGGGTCAGCCATTCCGGCGGTTGCAGCAATTCTCTTCTCAAGTATGTAGCTGTTGTTGAGCCCTCTGAATACGTGCTGGTCCGTTGTTGCGTCCCACTGGAACACCTGCTTGGTGGATACGCCACCCAGCTCCTCATAATAACCTTCGATTTCGTTTATGCTGGTTGTTCTTCTCAGGAATTTTCCATTTACGTAGACTGCCTGCTGTATCAGGGCAATATTCAGGTTATCCATGAAGGTTACCGGTATGTTGATTGGAGTTCCCGTGAACCTCTGTATCATCTTTCTCACTGACGCAGCATGGAACGTGGATATGACTGGATGTCCCGTCTGCATGGCCTGGAAGGCCATGGATCCTTCAGCACCTCTTATTTCACCTACAATTATGTAATTTGGCCTGGACCTGAGTGCGGTTTTCAGAAGATCGAAGAGGGTAACACGGCTGTCCTCAGCGCCCCTCTCCCTGGTGACAAGCTGCTGCCAGGCATCCTGTGGTGCCCTTATTTCAGGAGTATCCTCTGCACTGAATATCTTGGAATCAGGCCTTATGAAAGGTATCATGGCATTCACGACTGTGGTTTTGCCGCTGGCAGTCTCCCCGCATACGAAGACGCTTTGCCCATATTCCAGTGCCAACCACAGGTAAGCTGCTTCCTCTGCAGACATGGTGTTGTATTTCACAAGCTGTACAATACTGATTGGGATATCTGCAAACTTTCTTATTGTGAAGCTCGGCCCTCTGGCAGATACATCACTGCTGTAAACTATGGAGAGCCTGGAACCGTCCGGGAGAGTTGCATCAACTATGGGCACCTTGTCGGAAACGGGTCTTCCTACCCTTTCGCTGAGCCTCTTGCTGTATATGGCCAGGCGGTCATTGTCGCCGAATGTTATCCTTGCCTTGATGGATCCGAATATTTTGTGCACTATGAATATGTCATTGGCCCCGATTCCACTGATATCTTCAATGTGTGTATCTCTGATGAGAGGCTCCAGGGGACCAAGGCCAACCACATCCTTCTTTATGTTATAAAGGAGCTTTTCCTTAAGCTCAGGCCTGACTGTGGCACTCATCCCCTTAACTTTGTTGGCACTTCCCACGCTGGTAATCCTGTTGTATATGTCCTCAAGGTTTTTTTCCAGAATCTCCTCGGATTCAGGTGGAGGATAATTTGCAGCGAAGTTCAGTATGATCATCAGGACATCGTCCATGAACTGCTGCTCTTCAATGGTTAAATCCGGCTCTATTGGCTTGTATATCCTTGCCCCGTTATCCATGTAAACATGAATGAAAATAGGGTCTCCCACAGGGTATATTATGTCCAGCGCCGTCACATCTCTCAGGGAATTGTCCGGTACAGGAACAAATGTTGGAGTCCTCTGGGCACTTATCCTGTAATTGTTCAGGTATTCAGCAAGATGCGGATTCCTTTCCACGGCAGTCTGAAGATTGTCTGATGTCACATATTCTACCATTTATTCACCTCACGATACACTGGATATTTCAACTATCAATCCCCTCCCTGGTTCTATCCTGAATGGTATAGCCTGTTGAAAGGATTTAAGGGCCATGGGGAATTTCATAAGGTCAATCACATGTTTCCTCTCGCCGGCCAGGTCTCTTGAGTGCAGGCTGATCACGGTTGTGGACAGTTCCCTTATCTTTACCAGGCTTGCCGGATCAATATCGGACGGATTTATTGTCACTATGACTATGCGGCCCTCGGAAAACTTCCTGAGGTGTGTGAAGTACTCAATTATATTGAAATCCTTGAACATCCCTGATTGCAGAGAATCGATTATGAGAACCTGCTTTGCCTTGAGTTCATCGAGGCTGAGTAGTTCTTCCAGCTTAGCCCTCCGTCCCCTGCGTAAGAGGAAGACCGATGTTATGAAGGATATCTGGTCAGCCAGTATCTCATTGAACATGGGGTATCCAAGAGATTCAGCTTCCGAGATGAACTCCCTTATGGGGAACTGGGAGGATATGTAAGCTATGGAGGCGTTGTGCTTCAGCATGCCGTAGGCCAGTCTGAGACACAGAAGTGTCTTGCCTTCCCCGCTGCCACCCTCTATGGTAATTATCTGGCCCACGTAAAGGCCTCCACCCATCCTCCTGTCCAGTTCATCCCCCGGAAGCGTAAAGTTGAGATACATGATCAAACCTGAATCTGAAATTCGAAATTCTTTGTAACACCGTTGTTCAATATTACGGTAAGCTGGTTGTAGCCGGCTGATATTGTGGTATTCACCACTATTTCGCCCACCTGGGCAGGCATTAACTCTCCATTACCACCAGGTGTTGTGAAGGTCACTGTATTACCTGTAAGCATGGTGCCATTTATCAGCACCGACACAGATCCGTTGGTAAAGAAGAAACCCGCCTCACCCGTATTCTTGACGTAGAAAACATATCCGTCATGGTAAGGGATCTGGCTCGGATTGTTGATTATTTCAAAGTCCGTCTGTATGGTGCTGGAAGTGCCCTTGGCCGAATCCTGCATGCTGAGGGCAAGATGTGAGGTCTGGCCGCCAAGTACCCCCACCACAGCCACGCTGAGTATCAGCGTTGCTATGAAGAATATCATCTCCGATGTTCCCATTGATGCCATTAAACTTTTACCTCCAGATATTTTTCATAACCTGTGTTGAACACGATCTCCACACTGTATTCCCCGGCACTCTGGCGGAAGGTTATGTTTCCGCTGGCCAGTGGAAACAGGTACTGCCCTGAATATGTGAAATTGGCCACAGTTCCGTTTATAAGTAGATTTGATAATCCCATATTCAACCCTACTGAGCCAGTATTTGTCAGATTCACCGTTACATTATACGAAGTACCGGATGGCCTGACATAGTAACCAGTCACATTGACTCTTGAATTTTCAAGGTCGTAACTGTGTGTATTGAAACCTTGCTGAGCACTGTTAAGCTCAGTGTCGGCATGAACGTAATCAGAATAAATTACACCAAAAAAAATGAGGGAAGAGCTTAGCAGAACTGCCACAGCTACAACGTAACTAAATCCCATATAGTTCGTCCACTCCCTTCTTCAACATCCTGAAGTCTCTTTCCAGAGCTTCGATCAGGTCTCTTGTTATCTCTCCTCCATTGAGTTTCTCGATGAAGAGCATGGTGACAATGTGGTCCTGTATTGTTGGCTTCACCTTGTATTCCTGGACTGGTGTTATTATTCCAGTCATCTTGGTGAACTTTATCATCTGTTCCTTGACAGATGCTGAAATCCACCCGATGCTCTCGTAATAGTCCAGGACGTCCATGGTATTCTCAGGACCGTAGTTGTCAAGCAGGAATTCCAGCCATCTCAGCGCTACCATGAGAGAAATCACATCGTCGCCCACTGTTTCCAGCTTGGCTTTACGATGTGCCTTCCACGGGTATCTCGCTGAGGTGGCACTCACATCCTGTTCAGGGTTCTGTGGCTCTGTCACCTTCTTCTTGTTGTTATCACCGGAGAGAAGTTTCTCCACGTTCGATATCTCCTTGAAAAGGCTGTCCACCTTTCCCAGGAGAGAGTTCTCCTTGCTTTCACTGTACCTTTGTTCCAAATTGTTAAAGAGGGCTTCTATGTCCGATTTTGAGAATTTTGTTGGCGAGTTCAGCACTTTTTGCTTAAGCTCCTCAAGGACGAATTTTGGTATGGCTTTGTCTGCAGAATCGATCTTGCTCTGCAGGAAACTCTTCAGCGCATCATTGATCATTGTCATCCTCCTTTCTGTCTATATCCGAAATGACGCTGTCCAGATCGGGCACTCCGTAAAGTTCTCTTAGATCACTGATTGCACTGGTAACCAGGCCCTCTAGATCCTTGATCCTTTCTCTCAAAGTGTCCGTGATCTCCTTGATTTCTTCCGGGGTTGTATCCATGAAGGGGTTGAATTTCTTGGACACCATTTCATACAATGATACTACCATTTTAACATTCTCCTTCAGTGTTTCCAGCTCCGTGTTCATCTCGGATATGTTCCTCTTTACGCCATCCATGGAGACTCCCAGTTTGCTGAGTTCATTCTCCACGTTGCCGATTCTGAGGTTTACGCCGTCAATGAATTTCGCATCGATGGACTGTCCCTGTGTCGGTTGTGCTGTGTTCTGAACGGTTTGGGGTTGGCTTGCTACGTTGACTGTGGTCCCTTTCTTCTTCTTTCCCAAGCCCTTAAAGTTGTCAAAGAGACCCATTGTGATCACTGAAATAAGAATGGAGCAGCCTTACTGAAGCTGCACCACCGCACTTGTGAAAGCCACAGGTGTTGTAAAGTCAATGACTGCTGGGGATCCTACCTGCGGGGTCACCTGCCCAGTAACTGTCTCTCCCTGTGCTATTCCATTGCTACCGAAGACTGCTGTGTTGTTTATTACCAGTACGACTTCAGAACCGTATGTCAGAACGGGATGTGCCTGCGTTAGTGATCCACTCGGGTTGTGTATGACTGCAACTCCAAACTCATTTCCGTTCAGCACTCCTCCCCAGGTTGCCTTTGATGCTAGGCTTACCAGGTTTGAGCTTCCAGTCTGTGTGGCCGACGTGAAGTTATCGTGGTATGTCAGTGATGCTGCATGTCCCTCGTAATACAGGCTTACGGTTGAATTCCCGAGGTCAACTGCTGAGCCACCAGTGTTAACTGACAGGTATATCAGTGTGTAGTTCAGAGTTCCAGATTCTGGATTTGCCGTATTGCTGTCAAACCCTATTATCTGTTGAATTGCCAGACCGCTGGATACCTGCGCGGTTGTCTGCTGCCCAGTGCTCTGAGCAGTCTGCTGCAAGTTTCCGGCAGTATGTATCAACACAGTAGCTGCCACTGCTGCAACCAGTACCATCGCAATAAATACGATGAGGGTACCGATTCCCGTCTCAGCCCTATTGGCCTTAAGGCTGAATACTTTCTGGAGCTTTTTAGCTCCCCTATATAGTGCTCTATTCATTAGACACCTCAACAGTGCTGAGGCTCTGAGTTCTAATAGGCGTTTTTTGCACAAAATACGATATCTTATGGAATCAGTATCTATGTAGGTGAAAGTGTTGGTTATATGGTCAATCTAATGTTTCTCAATTTCTGATCCGCGTATTATTTCATACTTTCCCTGGAGATACCCCTCCCTCAGATTGAAATAGGCAAGAGCATTGAGCTTCGCGTATTCCAGGAGCGAGGAATCATTGCTCCTCTTGACAGCACCAGGTATGCCTGCCACCAGAGACTTTTCAGGAACAGAGAAATTCTGAGTCACAACCGAACCGGCAGCTATCACGCTCCCACTTCCTATGCGTGAACCATTGAGTGTGATGGCACCCATTCCCACTATTACGTAGTCCTCCACTATGGATCCATGAACAATTGCGTTATGTCCAACGGACACATGTCTGCCGATTGTTGTGGGATAATCATCATCAGTATGCACTGTCACGTTATCCTGTATATTTGAGTTGTCGCCAATAATGATTCTGTTCTGGTCACCTCTGAGAACAGCATTGTCCATTATGGCCACGTTGTCCCCTATCATAACGTCACCAATCAGTGTCGCTGAGGATGCTATGAAACATTTCTTTCCAATGGAAATTGCCATAAACAGTTATCTTCAGAATTCTATATAACATATGCGGCCACAAATCCCTCATCCAGATGAAGTGGGGGCCGTCGTTACCTGCAAAAATTCTGGAACTGGACGGATCTTCGCCCTCATAAAAAACACAAAATGGTGCGGATCTGAGAATTGAGCAAAGAATCCATGCAATATCCTGTCATAGATAACTTTATATGATATATTTAAATTGTCAGACGATTGTATGATCAATATTGCATGCAATGCTTGATTGAATCATACATCTATGGTGAGATCATTGTCGGTACCGTACAGAATTACAGTAAGGGTGTCTAAGGATACCATGAACCAGCTTGAAGAATTGGTTGAAAATTTCCAGTATGAAACGGTATCTGATATAGTGAGAAGGGCAATCGATGAATTTATAGAGAGAAATTACAGAAAGGGACCAACGGCAAAGATAGACCTAGTGCTGCCAAAGAAGGTAATGCAGGATCTTGAATCAGACTTAAACCAGGGGTCGGCAATTTCTCTGGACGATCTTATACGGGTGATTCTCAGGGACTATACTCTCAGCAGAATAAGCAAGGAGATCAAGGAAATTTCCAAGGAAGAGAACATTAAATAACTTTCCAGAGCATCATGAAAGCCAATGGTAGTAATACGGGCTGAAGAGAAGTTCATAACCGAAACTTTTGGAAACGACTTCATCGGGAGAATATGGGATTTCTCTGGAATAATTGGATATACTCCGGAAAGAGATGGTAACGAAATTAAAGTTGAATTCAATCCAGACAGGCCGGACCTTTTTTCCTTCACAACGCTTGAGTCTGCTATATCCTGCTATTATGACGGAAAGAAGACAGGACCAATAAAATACAGAAATGGCAAAATCGTCTTTTCAGTATCCGACGAAGCCGTTCAAATGAGGCCATTTGTAACATCCTTTGAGGCTGTAGGAACGGCCATTAGAAATCGCTTCAGGGACCTTATAGACTTTCAGGAGCGGGTTCACCAGAGTATTGGCAAGAACCGAACCAAGGTGTCAATAGGAATCCATGATATGAGGAAGGTAGTTGCTCCTCTTCGGTACGTATCCATGGATTCAGAGAAGCTCAGGTTCACTCCTTATGACGGTTCCGCAGAAATGTCGGCAATGGAGATACTCAGCCAGCATCCAAAGGGAATTGAATATTCAAAGCTCCTCCCGGACACCAGGCATGTTCCAGTTATCATGGACTCAAGGGACAGGGTACTTTCAATGCCACCAGTTATCAACGGAAATGTTTCAAGAGTCAGTGAGGACACGGGGCATTTCTTTGTGGACATCACGGGCACTGATACAAGGTCAGTTGCTCAGGCGTCACTGCTTCTTCAGTATTTCTTTCAGAACTCTGGGTTTTCAATAGTGATTACGAAACAGTATGGAGGGATGGATTTTCGCTCCATTGCCGGAATGGATGGGCGATCAATTGAGATAAATGTGCCAAAGGCAGCAAAGATACTTGGTGTGGAAAGCATTCGAGAGGAAGAAATATCTGATGCCCTTCTGAAAATGGGTTACATTAAATGCGACCCCTCTGGCCATAATTCAGGCTTGGATGTAACTGTTCCAGGAAACAGGATTGATGTGATGGGGGAAATGGACATCATTGAAGACATTGCAAAGGCCGTAGGCTATGACAGCATAGTTCCGGTTGTTCCTGTTCTGGACGTGATTGGAAGCAGCCGCCCCGATACGGTGTTGCGAGATAGGATACGCGAAATTTCAATTGGATTAGGTTACCAGGAGGTGATGACGTTCGTGGTGACATCATCAGCCTTCTATGAGGGGGTGCACAGGGAAGATGGCATTGCTGTGCAAAACCCCAAAAGTCTGGACTTCAGCGTAGTCAGGGACAGGCTGCGCCTGAATATTCTGGAATTTTTCAGAATAAACAAGAGACGGTCATTGCCCCAGAAAGTGTTTGAGATTGGTGATGTGATCGTTAATGGAGTACAGAAAACTTCACTCTGCTTTGCAATGATTTCTTCGCGATCAGGATTCTCAGACATAAAGCAGCCCCTCGAGGCTCTTCTACAAAGGTTTGGCCAGACTATTGAAACCATACTTCCAGTAAATACAGAAGAATTCATTAAGGGAAGATCCGGAACAATAGTAATTAATGGAAAAAAAGCAGGGGTAATTGGCGAAATAGATCCGGCAAGCCTGCTGAAATTTGACCTGGCAAATCCAGTATCCGTCTTTGAAATAGATACCACTGCCTTCACTGGGTAGTTTCAGAGTATCCAGAAAATTTGTAAAATACCTTATCCGCTTGGGAAGAAGATATCCTTATCCCAAGCTTTCGGACTTCATCGGGATCGATGGTTGTACTCCTGAAGTTATAGCTTGCAAGGGATTCTTCAATGAGTCCACTACTGCACCCGGTGGCTCTGGCAATGTATCCAACTGACCTTAACCAGTCATCAGTGTTCCTCAGGGATAATGGAGCTGACATGTATTCTGTGAGGATATGACGAAGCATTGCGCCTTCCCTTTTAGCGAACTCCATATTTGACGAAAGGGCACAGCACGGGAAACCATCCAGAACCTCATGGTAGGTATGGGTCAACTTGTACTCTCCAGCAGAAACAAGCTCACTCAGGAAAGGCTCCCAGATGGCAATACTACAGCATTTTCCATTGACAAAATCTTCAATTCCCATTCGTGGATCTAAAAAACCCTGTGTTTGTGGGTAATCTTTCATGAATTCCATCACAAGAGATATCATTGTAGAAGATTCTGAGGTGAGGATGCAATCTTTGCAGTTATGATCCGATTTGATTATGCCTGATCCCCCCGAGGAAACGCCCATGAGGATGAGCGTATTCCCGTTGATAAGAGAAAAATCCACAGAGGGAAGAGTTGGAACAAGTGATAGCTCTAGCGTACCGTAATTAAGGTCCTCGAGCGCTCTTATTGCTGAATCGTACTCAATTGGAATGATTTCCATTTCCCTTACTCTGGCCTCTCTTATTATGTGGGAGAGAACTGGGACATATTCAGATGATCTTAAGAAACCGACTCTGACAAGACCTGGTACTGGACCCGGGTAAAATTTCCTGTCATATATCCTCCACGTGTTTGCATTTTTAATCCTTATTATGGTTAACTGGGTTTCCAGAGATTTTATAAGTTCGGAGCAGTAACTTCTGGAGATGGAAAGTTTCCTTTCAAGTTCGGACTGCGTTACTCCGGACGACCCACCCCTGACAATTGCCCTGGATATTCTTGCAATGGTTTTCGCCCGGGCAGTTTTACGACCCTCATTTTTCAAATGTATCTGAATACCCATGTAAGGGATATAGAAAATTGTTATTCTGTCCTTAAGAAAATCAGGGAACGATCTTCCGATCAGTTTTTTATATATTGTTTCCATTAGTGCTCTTCAGGTACGACTCCAATGGAAACTCAGCTGGATCAGAATATCACTTTAAGGGCAAGGGTGGCAAAGCACACCGACTTTTTGGTTGTTGGAATACTGTTTGTATTCTATCTCTTCTTTGCCAACTACTTTGCCTGGGGACTAACATTTGTCAATGGCGGCGGGATCAGTACCCTTCCAACATCAGGAGGAAGCGATCCCTACTATAACTTCTACTTAATACTCCATTTTCTTTCCACCGGACACTGGCTGGTTCATGACCCTGCGCTGAACTTTCCATTCGGTTCAACCAACCCAAGGAATCCATTCTTCCACGTGATGTTGGTCTTCGTAGCTGAGGTGCTCTCCCCCATATTTGGGGCGAAAATGGCTGCTTTCTACGCTTTTGAGGAATTCGATGCCGTATTCGGTGCACTTCTCATAATCCCCGTGTACCTTGTTACCAAAGAACTTTTCGGTAAGAGGGCGGGTTACATATCCGCGTTCCTGTACACACTCATGCCAAGCAACCTTTCAGCTGGAATACTCTCTGGCGGCAGGATGCATACTCCGGAGCTCATCTTTGCGTTCTTCACCATATACTTCTTTGCCATGGCCATAAAATATTCTGGAAAGGGAAGAATACTGGAAAATCTGAAAGATTTCAGAACACTTCCATCCCGGCTCATGAATTTTTACCATGAAAACAGAAAATCGACCACATACGCCTTGCTGGCAGGCGCTTCACTTGGGGGACTCATGCTTGCGTGGCAGGGTTATGCCTATATTGAGGCCATCATACTGATATACATAGTAATCCAGCTCATAGCCAACCTTATTCTTAAGAGACCAACCGGGTACATAACATTCTATTTTGCTCTTTTTATCATACTTGGTTTTGCAATGGGAGCCTATTATTATCAGGCTATCGGAGAAGGCCCAGGATGGTACAATGCTGAATTGCTGATCGGGATACTCATAATACTTTTCTCAGCAGTTATAAACATAATTGGGAGAAGACCGTGGATACTCATTATTCCCATATTGATAGTAGTTGCAGCAGTGGGGATAGTAGGAATGGACTTTTTTGCTCCTTCTCTGTTCCACACACTCATAAGCGGTGACGGGTATTTCATCAAGACAAGAGTCTACTCTACCATAGCAGAGGCCCAGGCACCGGCATTGGGCTCGTATATCTCGGGATTTGGGGTTGCCCAGTTCATCTTTGGAATTGCAGGTATGATTTATGTGGTTTACCTCTATCTGAAGGAGCGTAAAGAAGAAGTGCTCTTCATAATGGTATTTTCACTTGTTTCAATTTACATGAGCTTTGCTGCCGCGCGTTTCAACATAACTGCGGCCCCTGCTTACGCCATTCTGGGTGGAGCCATCATAATGTACTTTGCAAAGATGGCCAGGGTAGACGACCTCAAGAACAGAAAGAATGTAGGATACGGGTCTGTGCGGAAATCAATCAAGGGAAATATAAAATGGGTGCAGGCCGCATTCGTAGTTATCATTGCACTGGTGCTTCTTGTCCCCTCAGGCCTTTCTATGGTTTCTGCGTCAGTTCCTGCCAACTCGGCTGCACAGGTCAACACACAGCTGGGCAGCGCAATTCCAGCCTTCTTGAAGGGAACCAATAACACAACTGTCTCCTTTGCTGGCGCACTTGGGGTGCCAATAGACAATGCAACTCAACCACTTGCTCTCTCTCTGGCATGGCTATCAAGCCAGGACACCAATCTTCCATTAACGGAAAAACCTGCCTACGTAAGTTGGTGGGATTATGGTTTCCAGGAACTTTATCAGGGACAGCATCCCACCGTAGCAGATGACTTCCAGCAGGGAATACCTCAAGCTGGCGAATTGCTAATGGCACAGAACCAGAGCCAGGATATTGCCCTTTTCATAGCCATTGATCTACAGGCTAACTTCCAGCAGAACGGTGACCATTTCAGCAGCAACATCACTAACACCCTGATTTCAACACTTGGAGTAAATGAGTACAG
This genomic interval carries:
- a CDS encoding ribbon-helix-helix domain-containing protein, whose product is MSVPYRITVRVSKDTMNQLEELVENFQYETVSDIVRRAIDEFIERNYRKGPTAKIDLVLPKKVMQDLESDLNQGSAISLDDLIRVILRDYTLSRISKEIKEISKEENIK
- a CDS encoding ATPase domain-containing protein; translation: MYLNFTLPGDELDRRMGGGLYVGQIITIEGGSGEGKTLLCLRLAYGMLKHNASIAYISSQFPIREFISEAESLGYPMFNEILADQISFITSVFLLRRGRRAKLEELLSLDELKAKQVLIIDSLQSGMFKDFNIIEYFTHLRKFSEGRIVIVTINPSDIDPASLVKIRELSTTVISLHSRDLAGERKHVIDLMKFPMALKSFQQAIPFRIEPGRGLIVEISSVS
- a CDS encoding FlaD/FlaE family flagellar protein, yielding MINDALKSFLQSKIDSADKAIPKFVLEELKQKVLNSPTKFSKSDIEALFNNLEQRYSESKENSLLGKVDSLFKEISNVEKLLSGDNNKKKVTEPQNPEQDVSATSARYPWKAHRKAKLETVGDDVISLMVALRWLEFLLDNYGPENTMDVLDYYESIGWISASVKEQMIKFTKMTGIITPVQEYKVKPTIQDHIVTMLFIEKLNGGEITRDLIEALERDFRMLKKGVDELYGI
- a CDS encoding flagellin yields the protein MNRALYRGAKKLQKVFSLKANRAETGIGTLIVFIAMVLVAAVAATVLIHTAGNLQQTAQSTGQQTTAQVSSGLAIQQIIGFDSNTANPESGTLNYTLIYLSVNTGGSAVDLGNSTVSLYYEGHAASLTYHDNFTSATQTGSSNLVSLASKATWGGVLNGNEFGVAVIHNPSGSLTQAHPVLTYGSEVVLVINNTAVFGSNGIAQGETVTGQVTPQVGSPAVIDFTTPVAFTSAVVQLQ
- a CDS encoding flagella accessory protein C, coding for MGLFDNFKGLGKKKKGTTVNVASQPQTVQNTAQPTQGQSIDAKFIDGVNLRIGNVENELSKLGVSMDGVKRNISEMNTELETLKENVKMVVSLYEMVSKKFNPFMDTTPEEIKEITDTLRERIKDLEGLVTSAISDLRELYGVPDLDSVISDIDRKEDDNDQ
- a CDS encoding type II/IV secretion system ATPase subunit; the protein is MVEYVTSDNLQTAVERNPHLAEYLNNYRISAQRTPTFVPVPDNSLRDVTALDIIYPVGDPIFIHVYMDNGARIYKPIEPDLTIEEQQFMDDVLMIILNFAANYPPPESEEILEKNLEDIYNRITSVGSANKVKGMSATVRPELKEKLLYNIKKDVVGLGPLEPLIRDTHIEDISGIGANDIFIVHKIFGSIKARITFGDNDRLAIYSKRLSERVGRPVSDKVPIVDATLPDGSRLSIVYSSDVSARGPSFTIRKFADIPISIVQLVKYNTMSAEEAAYLWLALEYGQSVFVCGETASGKTTVVNAMIPFIRPDSKIFSAEDTPEIRAPQDAWQQLVTRERGAEDSRVTLFDLLKTALRSRPNYIIVGEIRGAEGSMAFQAMQTGHPVISTFHAASVRKMIQRFTGTPINIPVTFMDNLNIALIQQAVYVNGKFLRRTTSINEIEGYYEELGGVSTKQVFQWDATTDQHVFRGLNNSYILEKRIAATAGMADPKVIYDELFKRAKIIEYMLRNNITSYYKVFDLIKTFYLKGPNAIPMYG
- a CDS encoding gamma carbonic anhydrase family protein, which encodes MAISIGKKCFIASSATLIGDVMIGDNVAIMDNAVLRGDQNRIIIGDNSNIQDNVTVHTDDDYPTTIGRHVSVGHNAIVHGSIVEDYVIVGMGAITLNGSRIGSGSVIAAGSVVTQNFSVPEKSLVAGIPGAVKRSNDSSLLEYAKLNALAYFNLREGYLQGKYEIIRGSEIEKH
- the pheT gene encoding phenylalanine--tRNA ligase subunit beta, which translates into the protein MVVIRAEEKFITETFGNDFIGRIWDFSGIIGYTPERDGNEIKVEFNPDRPDLFSFTTLESAISCYYDGKKTGPIKYRNGKIVFSVSDEAVQMRPFVTSFEAVGTAIRNRFRDLIDFQERVHQSIGKNRTKVSIGIHDMRKVVAPLRYVSMDSEKLRFTPYDGSAEMSAMEILSQHPKGIEYSKLLPDTRHVPVIMDSRDRVLSMPPVINGNVSRVSEDTGHFFVDITGTDTRSVAQASLLLQYFFQNSGFSIVITKQYGGMDFRSIAGMDGRSIEINVPKAAKILGVESIREEEISDALLKMGYIKCDPSGHNSGLDVTVPGNRIDVMGEMDIIEDIAKAVGYDSIVPVVPVLDVIGSSRPDTVLRDRIREISIGLGYQEVMTFVVTSSAFYEGVHREDGIAVQNPKSLDFSVVRDRLRLNILEFFRINKRRSLPQKVFEIGDVIVNGVQKTSLCFAMISSRSGFSDIKQPLEALLQRFGQTIETILPVNTEEFIKGRSGTIVINGKKAGVIGEIDPASLLKFDLANPVSVFEIDTTAFTG
- a CDS encoding flagellar protein F, whose protein sequence is MGFSYVVAVAVLLSSSLIFFGVIYSDYVHADTELNSAQQGFNTHSYDLENSRVNVTGYYVRPSGTSYNVTVNLTNTGSVGLNMGLSNLLINGTVANFTYSGQYLFPLASGNITFRQSAGEYSVEIVFNTGYEKYLEVKV
- a CDS encoding flagellar protein G, with amino-acid sequence MASMGTSEMIFFIATLILSVAVVGVLGGQTSHLALSMQDSAKGTSSTIQTDFEIINNPSQIPYHDGYVFYVKNTGEAGFFFTNGSVSVLINGTMLTGNTVTFTTPGGNGELMPAQVGEIVVNTTISAGYNQLTVILNNGVTKNFEFQIQV